The proteins below come from a single Chryseobacterium nepalense genomic window:
- a CDS encoding ABC transporter permease, which produces MKKISIIMVREWKRIFSIPNFYVVLLIIPPIIFLFYGFIYQKQFARELPMAVWDEDKSSVSRTLTDMMEQNENIHFTHVVFSNAEIEQLMKEGKIFGAVHFPKNMEADAKKNHQSNITLYTNGAYLVPAKMIYKGAAEIIIKGGLAVVLQKAEKQGMAADKANALVQPVKLNTTVLYNPEFNYQMYLTPGLVTVGLQMALIVASVLILNLEFKKETIDSLLKISASSSQIITGKLLAHLCIAWLLFILISFVVFPVFDLGKPETDFSFFILYTLLALSCIGIGMMLSAISDNLLFVVDVALFFTSPAFVFSGFTFPRWAMPWYDQLYADIMPYTHFLDGFIKLYFMELPIGYAIPEMVRLLVFIGITFPVAIIFFQRKINRYLKNHRA; this is translated from the coding sequence TTGAAAAAAATCAGCATCATCATGGTACGCGAATGGAAACGGATTTTTTCGATTCCTAATTTCTACGTGGTATTGCTAATTATTCCGCCCATTATTTTCCTGTTTTACGGTTTTATTTATCAGAAACAATTTGCCAGGGAACTTCCGATGGCGGTTTGGGACGAAGACAAGTCCTCTGTTTCCAGAACGCTCACGGATATGATGGAGCAGAATGAAAACATCCATTTTACTCATGTTGTTTTCAGCAATGCGGAAATTGAACAACTGATGAAAGAAGGGAAAATTTTCGGAGCCGTTCATTTCCCGAAAAATATGGAAGCGGATGCCAAGAAAAATCATCAGTCGAATATCACATTGTATACCAATGGCGCTTACCTTGTTCCTGCAAAAATGATTTATAAAGGTGCTGCCGAAATCATCATTAAAGGAGGCCTTGCGGTGGTGCTTCAAAAAGCGGAAAAGCAGGGAATGGCAGCTGATAAAGCCAATGCTCTTGTACAGCCTGTTAAACTCAACACAACGGTTCTGTATAATCCGGAATTCAATTATCAGATGTATCTTACCCCGGGGCTAGTTACCGTAGGCTTGCAGATGGCGTTAATTGTCGCTTCCGTTCTTATTCTTAATCTCGAATTTAAAAAAGAAACAATAGACAGTCTGCTGAAAATTTCAGCTTCATCTTCACAGATCATTACCGGAAAGTTACTGGCTCATCTTTGTATAGCCTGGTTATTATTTATCCTCATCAGTTTTGTGGTGTTTCCTGTTTTTGATCTAGGAAAACCGGAGACGGATTTCAGCTTTTTCATATTATATACATTACTGGCTCTTTCATGCATTGGGATCGGAATGATGCTTTCCGCGATTTCAGACAACCTTCTTTTTGTGGTGGATGTAGCACTTTTTTTTACTTCACCGGCATTTGTGTTCAGTGGTTTTACGTTTCCAAGATGGGCAATGCCGTGGTACGATCAGCTGTACGCAGACATCATGCCTTATACACATTTTCTGGATGGTTTCATCAAACTTTATTTTATGGAACTTCCCATTGGATATGCCATTCCGGAGATGGTAAGGCTCCTGGTTTTTATAGGAATTACTTTTCCGGTGGCCATCATATTTTTTCAGAGAA